Proteins encoded in a region of the Zea mays cultivar B73 chromosome 4, Zm-B73-REFERENCE-NAM-5.0, whole genome shotgun sequence genome:
- the LOC100283428 gene encoding glucosamine 6-phosphate N-acetyltransferase 2 — translation MASTSPEPAAADETIDTIHIRRLECSDHERGFVALLSQLSPCPDLTTSVFATRFAELAAQGDDHIILVAEDPSASDRRILATGCLFVERKFLRGCGKVGHVEDVVVDAAARGRGLGLRIVRRLVEISRDAGCYKVILDCTPELRAYYAKCGFVEKGVQMAVYF, via the coding sequence ATGGCATCCACCTCGCCGgaacccgccgccgccgacgaaacTATCGACACCATCCACATCCGTCGCCTAGAGTGTTCCGACCACGAGAGGGGCTTCGTCGCCCTTCTCTCCCAGCTCTCCCCCTGCCCGGACCTCACCACATCCGTGTTCGCCACGCGCTTCGCCGAGCTCGCGGCGCAGGGCGACGACCACATCATCCTCGTGGCCGAGGACCCCTCCGCCTCGGACCGGCGGATCCTCGCGACAGGGTGCCTCTTCGTGGAGCGTAAGTTCCTGCGAGGCTGCGGCAAGGTGGGGCACGTGGAGGACGTGGTGGTCGATGCCGCCGCGCGCGGCAGGGGTCTCGGGCTCCGCATCGTGCGCCGCCTCGTGGAGATCTCCAGGGACGCCGGCTGCTACAAGGTCATCCTCGACTGCACCCCCGAGCTGCGTGCCTACTATGCCAAGTGCGGATTCGTGGAGAAGGGTGTCCAGATGGCCGTCTACTTCTGA